AAGAACACGAGGCAAAGATTCAAGAAATAAAAGGAGAAACAGTTTCTGCTACCTTTGGAAATGCAATTAGATCTTATGTTTTAGATGAAGGCCGTGTAAAAGATGCCCGTACAAAACATGAAACACGTGATGTTCAAAGGGTTTTAGATGGAGACTTGGATGATTTTGTGCAAGAGTATTTAAGCCGCCTTCACCTGTGAAACCAATTGTTTAAAGGCATCTTTGTCAGTTACTGCTAAATCAGCGAGAATTTTTCTGTTTAGTTTTATATTTGATTTATTTAATGCGTTTATAAATTTGCTGTAAGTTAAACCGTGTTCTCTGCATGCAGCATTGATTCTTGTAATCCACAGTGCTCTAAAATCTCTTTTCTTTTGACGTCTATGCTTGTATGCATATCTCCAAGCTTTCATTACAGCTTGTTTTGCTGATTTAAAAAGTTTGCTTTTAGAACCTACATAACCTTTTGCAGCTTCCAAAACTGCTTTATGCTTTTTTCTTGTAGCTCTGCCTCTTTTAACTCTCACTATTTCTTACCTCGCATAATTTTTGTATGGTAACTGTCTCATCACATGATCAACTAATGTTTCATGTACTTGAAGCTTTGGTGTTTTTATTTGTCTTTTTTTCTTGCTGGACATATGCTCATTTAAGTGTTGCTTGCCTGAGCTTTTGGCCAAGACTTTACCACTAGCTGTAATTTTAAAGCGTTTCTTAGCAGCATGGTTTGTGTGTAATTTTGGCATGAAGAATAGTATACCGTATACCTTTGGTGTAAGACGAGTTCACTTCATGTTGCAATAGACTTTAATTCCTAGAAGTAAAAGCATCAATATTAGCTTGGGAAAATGCAAGCTTATGATGTAAACATTAAACTACTTCCCCATCCCTAACTTCTGAGCTTTTTGAAATGTTTTTCCTTCAGTAAGAATTGATGGAGCAATGACAACTTCTACTTGTTGCATTTCTTTTATATTTTGAGCACCAAGTGTTGCCATGGATGTTTTTAGTGCACCCACTAAATTTTGTGAACCATCATCAAACTTTGCAGGTCCAAGTAAGATTTCTTTTAGTGTCCCTATTGATCCTACTTTAATTCTTGTTCCACGTGGAAGTACAGGGCTTGGTGTTGCCATACCCCAATGAAACTCTTGTCCTGGAGCTTCTTTTGCTCTTGCAAGTGGAGAACCTATCATAACTGCATCAGCTCCACATGCAATTGCTTTACAAATATCTCCACCTACAGACATTCCACCATCTGCAATTACATGAACATAACGTCCTGTTTTTGAAAAATAATCATCACGAGCGGCTGCTGAGTCAGCTATTGCTGTTGCCATTGGAACACCAATACCTAAAACACTACGGCTTGTACAAGCTGCACCAGGACCAATTCCTACAAGGATTGCACTTGCTCCTGATTTCATATGTTCAAGTGCTACTTCATAAGTAACACAGTTACCAACAATAACTGGGATTTTCATTTTTTGAATAAAATCTTTTAAGTTAAAAGAAGATGATTTCTCGGTTGACTTATGTTCTATGGAAACAACTGTACTTTGCACTACAAAAATGTCAGCACCTGCTTCTTGTGAAAGAAGCCCATAATGACTTGCAAGATTGGGAGTGCATGACACTGCACAAACTGCTCCACTTGATTTTATTTCTTTAATTCTTTTTTTAATTAGATCTTCTTTTACTAGCTCTTGATAAAGTTCTTGCATAAGTGGAACAAAACCATTATTGTCAATCTCAGTAATTTTTTTTATAACTTCAGAATAATTTTCATATCTTGTATAAAGTCCTTGTAAATTTAAAACACCAAGGCCTCCTAGTTTATTTATTTCAATTGCTGTTTGTGGACTAATTACACTATCCATTGCTGATGCAATAATTGGAAAATCAAATTTATGTTTTCCTAAAATAAAACTTGTGTCACAAAGCTCAATATCAAGTGTAATTTTTCCAGGAACTAAGGATACTTCATCAAAACCAAATGTTCTGCGTACAATCTTTTTTCCACCTAATGTAATTTTACTTTGGCTTAATTGTATTTCATCCTTGTAAATCATATTAGTGAAATATGGTACAACTAAAAAAATAAAAATTACAGGAATTATAGAATTAATTTATATTCTAAGAACACGTAAGTACTAAGCAGCTTTCAGTCTAGTAAACATACTTGCTAAAACTTCATACACTTCACCGGTTGGATAAGCACCATAGATTTTTTTATACAAAAAATACATATAGTTTAATGCCATATCAGACTGAACTGTTTCAAGCATTTTTAAATCATCTGGTCCTATTCGCTTAATAAAATCATTTACCAATTTTTGAATTGAATAGTTCATTTAACTTTCAACTTCTCCTTGTTAATAATGAAACTATATTAAGATAAAGGACTTATTAAGATAATAAAAGTGCCCTGTTTAGGTTAATGTTCTGTTACAAATGTCACGAGGTCTTTAATGCGTCAAATAACCTTCAAGCTTTGTACATCTGTCAGGCTGTCTAAGTTTTCTCATAGCTTTAAATTCTATTTGTCTAACACGCTCACGAGTTATACCAAATAGCTGGCCAACCTCTTCTAAAGTCCTTTCCCGTCCATCATCCAAGCCATAGCGAAGTCTGATTACTTCACGTTCTCTTGGTAAAAGCGAGTTTAAGACTTGTTCAATATCACCACGAAGAAGCTCATCAGTTGCTGAGCTGTCAGGCCTAGCTGATTCAGCATCTGCAATAAAATCACCTAGCCTGCTATCTTCTTCCTTGCCAAGCGGTGTTTCAAGAGAAACTGGGGTTCTGTTTGCAGATACAATTTCTTTTACCTTTGTAACAGAAACATCCAGGGCTGCTGCTAACTCATGTTCTGTTGGCCTTCGATTTAATCCTTGTGAAAGCTCTCTGGTAATTTTCTTAAACTTATTTATAGTTTCTACCATATGTACAGGGACTCGAATTGTTCTTGATTTATCAGCAAGTGCTCTTGTAATACCTTGTCTTATCCACCAAGTTGCATAAGTAGAAAACTTATAGCCACGTTCTGGATCAAATTTTTCAGCAGCACGAATTAAACCAAGATTCCCTTCTTGAATTAAATCAAGAAATGGTAAACCTCTGTTTAAATATTTTTTAGCAATTGAAACTACAAGTCTTAAGTTAGCTTGGACCAATTGCCTTTTTGCAACAATACCATCGTATCCACCTTTTGCAATCCTTCTTGCTAAATCTATTTCTTCTTCAGCACGTAAAAGTGGTATTCTTCCAATTTCTCTTAAGTACAATCGTATTGAGTCATCAGTTCCTAGCTCAAGCCTTGGATCAAAAAGATCTTCTTCTATAGTTCCTAAATCTAAATCATCATCCAGAAGTGCATCTTCAAATCCAGAATCAATTTCAATTTGTTCAAGTTGTTCTGCTTCAGGTAATCCACTGTCAACTATTAAATTAGCAATTGCTCCTTTTCCAATATCTGCCATGCCTGCTCCTTTTTTCCACATTGAAGTACACTCCATGCTTTGCTTTAACCGAACAAAACACCTACCAAATTCATAAAATGTTTCTCAATCCAAATTCTTTTATTCAATGTCCAATAGATTTGACTTTATATACCTTGATTAATTTTATATTTTATTTTTATTTGCTTATTCAGCTTAAATCAGGTACAAGCTTTAGAAATCAAATTAGACATCTATATAAAATATAACCTCTAACTGTTAAATAGAGAAGGAAAATTTATTAAATGATTGTTAATTTTTAGCTAGAAAGACTTCTTAACTTAGGTTATGAAGATAAACTATTTGCTTGGCATTAAAACCTGAAGTTTTACGTAAGCAATTCCTTCTTTCTTTGAATCAATTCTTTCTGCTGCTTTTTCAGACAAATCAATTATTCTATCCCTAATAAATGGACCTCTATCATTTATTCTGACCATTACTGACTTATTGTTTTTTAAATTTGTAACTAGAACCATTGTATTAAAAGGAAGTGTCTTATGTGCAGCTGTTAATTTATTTTTGCTAAACTTTTCACCACTTGATGTCCTTTTACCATGCCATTTTGAACCATACCAAGATGCATGCCCATACCAAATTTCTCCACGAAGAGGTGTTTCACCTCCATATTTCCATATTTGTTTAATTTCCTCTTTTAATAAAGCATTGGCCATTAAGCAAGAAAAAATCAGTAAACATTGAATAAAGATACAATGCACAAAAAACTTATAAATATTTCTAAAACATATAGTCATAACTTACATATCTTTTACAACAAAGTTTAATTGAAATACGAAATTGATAAAGATAAATTAACCAATTATCAAAAATTAAATGGATTTTAAGTTAATTTCTTTAATTAATTGTTCTGTAAACTCATTAAGTAACATTGAACCTAGATCACCTTTTTTCCTTGCACGAACTGAAATTATATTTTCTCTTACTTCTTTATCACCAACTATTATCATGTAAGGAATTTTCTCAAGTTCTGCATCACGAATTTTTGCATTGACTGACTCTGCTCTCTCATCTACTTCAACCCTTATACCTTTTTCTTTTAAAGTAGCTTGTACTTTTTTTGCATATTCAAAATGGCGATCGCTAATTGGTAAAACAATAATTTGCTTATATGATAACCAAAGTGGAAAAGCACCTGCAAAATGTTCAATAACAATAGCTGCAAATCTTTCAAGTGCTCCATAAATTGCACGGTGAATCATAACTGGTTGCTGCTGACTTCCATCTTTATCTATATAAAACAATTTAAATCTTTCAGGTAAATTAAAATCAAGCTGGATTGTTGCTCCTTGCCAAATTCTTCCAAGTGTGTCTTTTAATTTAAAATCAATTTTAGGCCCGTAAAAAGCACCATCCCCTGGATTAACTTTATAATTTAAACCATATTCTTTTAAAGCTTTTTCAAGTCCTGCTTCAGCAAAATCCCAAATCTCTTTTAACCCAATCGAATCTTTTGGTTTTGTAGAAAGTTCTACCTCATAACTTAATTTAAATGTTTCATAAATAAGAGCAACTAACTTAATAACTCCTTTTATTTCTTCTACATATTGATCTCGCCTGCAAAAAATATGAGCATCATCTTGTGTAAACCCTCTTACTCTTGCTAAGCCATGCATTACACCAGAACGTTCATATCTATAAACTGTTCCTAGTTCAGCAAGTCTAATTGGCAGTTCCCTGTAACTATGTCTAGTTGAATTATAAATAAGTACATGAAAAGGACAATTCATTGGTTTTAAAACATAATCCTGTTCATCAATAGTCATATAAAACATATTTTCTT
This genomic interval from Candidatus Melainabacteria bacterium contains the following:
- the rplT gene encoding 50S ribosomal protein L20 — its product is MVRVKRGRATRKKHKAVLEAAKGYVGSKSKLFKSAKQAVMKAWRYAYKHRRQKKRDFRALWITRINAACREHGLTYSKFINALNKSNIKLNRKILADLAVTDKDAFKQLVSQVKAA
- the rpmI gene encoding 50S ribosomal protein L35, encoding MPKLHTNHAAKKRFKITASGKVLAKSSGKQHLNEHMSSKKKRQIKTPKLQVHETLVDHVMRQLPYKNYAR
- a CDS encoding GuaB3 family IMP dehydrogenase-related protein, whose protein sequence is MIYKDEIQLSQSKITLGGKKIVRRTFGFDEVSLVPGKITLDIELCDTSFILGKHKFDFPIIASAMDSVISPQTAIEINKLGGLGVLNLQGLYTRYENYSEVIKKITEIDNNGFVPLMQELYQELVKEDLIKKRIKEIKSSGAVCAVSCTPNLASHYGLLSQEAGADIFVVQSTVVSIEHKSTEKSSSFNLKDFIQKMKIPVIVGNCVTYEVALEHMKSGASAILVGIGPGAACTSRSVLGIGVPMATAIADSAAARDDYFSKTGRYVHVIADGGMSVGGDICKAIACGADAVMIGSPLARAKEAPGQEFHWGMATPSPVLPRGTRIKVGSIGTLKEILLGPAKFDDGSQNLVGALKTSMATLGAQNIKEMQQVEVVIAPSILTEGKTFQKAQKLGMGK
- the rpoD gene encoding RNA polymerase sigma factor RpoD — its product is MADIGKGAIANLIVDSGLPEAEQLEQIEIDSGFEDALLDDDLDLGTIEEDLFDPRLELGTDDSIRLYLREIGRIPLLRAEEEIDLARRIAKGGYDGIVAKRQLVQANLRLVVSIAKKYLNRGLPFLDLIQEGNLGLIRAAEKFDPERGYKFSTYATWWIRQGITRALADKSRTIRVPVHMVETINKFKKITRELSQGLNRRPTEHELAAALDVSVTKVKEIVSANRTPVSLETPLGKEEDSRLGDFIADAESARPDSSATDELLRGDIEQVLNSLLPREREVIRLRYGLDDGRERTLEEVGQLFGITRERVRQIEFKAMRKLRQPDRCTKLEGYLTH
- a CDS encoding septal ring lytic transglycosylase RlpA family protein; the encoded protein is MTICFRNIYKFFVHCIFIQCLLIFSCLMANALLKEEIKQIWKYGGETPLRGEIWYGHASWYGSKWHGKRTSSGEKFSKNKLTAAHKTLPFNTMVLVTNLKNNKSVMVRINDRGPFIRDRIIDLSEKAAERIDSKKEGIAYVKLQVLMPSK
- the thrS gene encoding threonine--tRNA ligase; protein product: MSVILKDGSKKEIPAGSTGLDLSRSISNSLAKKSVGLLLNGELKDLVTVLKDGDKVEIITQDDLRSYEFLRHSTAHILAEAVQNLFKSAKIAIGPVIEDGFYYDFEIPDHKLTPDDLVKIEKEMQRIINEDQKFVRVNIKDVDKQLKEFKSQGEKFKAELLEQYRNENPILYVLEDKNGKPVWNDLCRGPHVVSSSQIKAFKLLSISGAYWRADEKKESLQRIYGTSWWSKKELDDYLNKIEEAEKRDHRKLGRQLNLYTMHEETGPGLILWHPKLAYARNQIENYWKDLHQSNGYELVYTPHIARNELWNISGHNEFYKENMFYMTIDEQDYVLKPMNCPFHVLIYNSTRHSYRELPIRLAELGTVYRYERSGVMHGLARVRGFTQDDAHIFCRRDQYVEEIKGVIKLVALIYETFKLSYEVELSTKPKDSIGLKEIWDFAEAGLEKALKEYGLNYKVNPGDGAFYGPKIDFKLKDTLGRIWQGATIQLDFNLPERFKLFYIDKDGSQQQPVMIHRAIYGALERFAAIVIEHFAGAFPLWLSYKQIIVLPISDRHFEYAKKVQATLKEKGIRVEVDERAESVNAKIRDAELEKIPYMIIVGDKEVRENIISVRARKKGDLGSMLLNEFTEQLIKEINLKSI